One Gemmatimonadota bacterium genomic region harbors:
- a CDS encoding PD40 domain-containing protein, with the protein MRRLLVGLALLPVVAGAQGGAPCLAGLHGTWRGTGRVAGRDVVMQQEWRPALGGSFSELTMTHRLPTDTARIVFEGRGFYRATGDTVSGTWMDARGYTMTLRGSCRDQTLAMEWSGAERGATHYTRHAAGTLEVVDLVDTPGGRREFGRSRLQRVTPAVELVGRDVISTQAPEFATAVTADGRELFFNRASADRSVLTLMVSRKDASGQYTAPRTLPFSGTARDIDPFLSLDGRRLYFSSDRPRAGRPVASFSTWYVERTASGWSAPVDPGAPLNSDSADVFVSMSRDGEFVFSSTRDGARRIYTTRESNGHWVVPRLLPMVDSVGASNPMISPSGRYLVYVKDVPGRAADLLVACRSERGFGAGVPLSINSPYAEFAPAFSLDESTLYFTSERPGIVGPAPAGSGRRVTCIQCPGTPSSPPADSCFDRRFGEAHLPRVLTPPPCLSSTRPPRRSSRRDSSAAKASGNLRAARRD; encoded by the coding sequence GTGAGGCGCCTCCTCGTTGGGTTGGCGCTGCTCCCGGTCGTGGCGGGGGCCCAGGGGGGCGCGCCATGCCTGGCGGGATTGCACGGCACGTGGCGTGGCACGGGGCGCGTGGCGGGACGCGACGTCGTCATGCAGCAGGAGTGGCGCCCGGCACTCGGCGGATCCTTTTCCGAGTTGACGATGACCCATCGACTCCCGACCGACACCGCTCGCATCGTCTTCGAGGGGCGGGGGTTCTACCGCGCCACGGGGGACACGGTCAGCGGGACGTGGATGGACGCCCGCGGGTACACGATGACGTTGCGCGGAAGCTGCCGCGACCAGACCCTCGCCATGGAATGGTCGGGCGCCGAGCGCGGGGCGACACACTACACACGCCATGCCGCCGGCACGCTCGAGGTCGTTGACCTCGTCGACACGCCTGGGGGCCGCCGCGAGTTCGGGCGCTCACGCCTACAGCGCGTGACTCCGGCGGTCGAACTCGTGGGTCGCGACGTGATCTCCACGCAAGCGCCCGAGTTCGCGACGGCGGTCACCGCCGATGGCCGCGAACTGTTCTTCAATCGGGCCAGCGCCGACCGATCGGTACTGACACTCATGGTCTCGAGGAAGGACGCCTCCGGCCAGTACACGGCGCCGCGCACCCTTCCCTTCTCAGGCACCGCGCGCGACATCGACCCGTTCCTGTCGTTGGACGGCCGGCGGCTCTACTTCTCTTCCGATCGACCGCGCGCGGGACGACCGGTGGCGTCGTTCAGCACCTGGTACGTCGAGCGCACCGCCTCGGGATGGAGCGCGCCAGTGGATCCGGGCGCCCCACTCAACTCGGACTCGGCGGACGTCTTCGTCTCCATGAGCCGCGACGGAGAGTTCGTCTTCAGCTCAACACGCGATGGTGCGCGTCGGATCTACACAACCCGGGAGTCGAACGGCCACTGGGTCGTGCCGCGCCTCCTGCCGATGGTTGACAGCGTGGGAGCGTCGAACCCCATGATCAGCCCAAGCGGCCGCTACCTCGTATACGTCAAGGACGTCCCTGGGCGCGCCGCCGACCTGCTCGTCGCCTGCCGATCGGAACGCGGCTTCGGCGCGGGGGTGCCGTTGTCGATCAATTCCCCGTATGCGGAGTTCGCTCCTGCCTTTTCGCTCGATGAGTCGACGCTGTACTTCACCTCTGAGCGTCCGGGGATCGTGGGGCCCGCTCCTGCGGGGTCAGGCCGCCGGGTGACCTGTATTCAGTGCCCTGGAACGCCGTCAAGCCCACCTGCTGACTCCTGCTTTGACCGGCGGTTCGGGGAGGCACATCTTCCGCGCGTCCTCACTCCCCCGCCATGCCTCTCCTCCACGAGGCCGCCGCGGCGATCAAGCCGCCGCGACAGCTCCGCTGCCAAGGCGTCGGGCAACCTGCGCGCTGCCAGGCGTGACTGA
- a CDS encoding polyphosphate kinase 2 family protein, with translation MAHLLNPVSPRRPPSLTDRDAKPPTSLPRGDALKEALATELDKLTKLQALFYADGRRALLVVLQGRDAAGKDGTIRIVFGACNPQGCHITAFKAPTAQELSHDFLWRVHQAVPAKGMIGIFNRSHYEDVLVVRVKGLVPPTVWKKRYDQINAFEKHLAENGVTILKFCLHMSKDEQREQFLERLTDPKKNWKFRAGDLDDRALWNDYTAAYRDALRKCSTPWAPWYVVPGDNATARNYMVTRVINETLQDMDLAYPRAPKEVLALADRLRK, from the coding sequence ATGGCACACCTGCTCAATCCCGTTTCCCCACGTCGGCCTCCCTCCCTGACCGATCGGGACGCGAAACCGCCCACCTCCCTCCCGCGCGGTGATGCGCTCAAGGAGGCACTCGCCACGGAGCTTGACAAGCTGACAAAGCTGCAGGCCCTCTTCTACGCCGATGGACGGCGCGCACTCCTGGTCGTGCTTCAGGGCCGCGACGCCGCCGGCAAGGACGGCACGATCCGCATTGTGTTCGGCGCCTGCAACCCGCAGGGATGTCACATCACCGCGTTCAAGGCGCCGACCGCGCAGGAACTCTCCCACGACTTTCTGTGGCGCGTCCACCAGGCCGTGCCGGCCAAGGGCATGATCGGCATCTTCAACCGGTCGCACTATGAAGACGTATTGGTGGTCCGCGTCAAGGGACTCGTCCCTCCCACCGTGTGGAAGAAGCGCTACGACCAGATCAATGCGTTCGAGAAACACCTCGCCGAGAACGGCGTCACGATCCTCAAGTTCTGCCTGCACATGTCGAAGGACGAGCAGCGCGAGCAGTTCCTCGAGCGGCTCACCGACCCAAAGAAGAACTGGAAGTTCCGCGCCGGCGACCTCGACGACCGCGCCTTGTGGAACGACTACACGGCCGCCTACCGGGACGCCCTGCGGAAATGCAGCACCCCATGGGCGCCGTGGTACGTGGTCCCGGGCGACAACGCCACCGCCCGGAACTACATGGTCACCCGCGTGATCAACGAGACGCTGCAGGACATGGACCTCGCGTATCCCCGCGCGCCGAAGGAAGTCCTGGCCCTGGCCGATCGGTTGAGGAAGTAG
- the nhaR gene encoding transcriptional activator NhaR yields MPWLNYHHLLYFWTVARTGSVTKACVELNLTQPAVSAQIRMLERSLGEKLFMKRGRNLVLTDIGRLVYRYADEIFVLGREMQETLAGKISGQPQRLVVGVADQVPKTIVYKLLEPTLHGPDAVRLTVREDGLERLLADLSMHSVDLVISDAPIGGTTRIKAFNHVLGETDVSIYGSPALVTTYRKNFPHSLHGAPMLMPMATSQLSRSLLSWFDSNGIRPMVIGEIEDSALLKMFGQGGVGLFPAPTAVEDDLVKRYAVKAVGRIEAVRERFYAISVERKITHPIVRDITSRAEEALGD; encoded by the coding sequence ATGCCTTGGCTCAATTACCACCACCTCCTCTACTTCTGGACGGTCGCTCGCACGGGGAGCGTCACCAAGGCGTGCGTGGAACTCAACCTGACCCAGCCTGCGGTCAGCGCGCAGATCCGTATGCTGGAGCGCTCCCTGGGCGAGAAGTTGTTCATGAAGCGCGGCCGCAACCTGGTGCTGACCGACATCGGCCGCCTCGTCTATCGATATGCCGATGAGATCTTCGTGCTGGGCCGCGAGATGCAGGAAACCCTCGCCGGCAAGATCAGCGGACAGCCCCAGCGGCTGGTGGTTGGGGTCGCCGACCAGGTGCCGAAGACGATCGTCTACAAGTTGTTGGAGCCCACCCTGCACGGACCGGACGCGGTCCGGCTGACGGTGCGGGAAGATGGCCTCGAACGACTCCTCGCCGACCTATCGATGCACAGCGTCGACCTGGTGATCTCGGATGCGCCGATTGGCGGCACGACGCGCATCAAGGCGTTCAATCACGTCCTCGGTGAGACGGACGTCAGCATCTACGGCAGCCCCGCCCTGGTAACCACTTACCGGAAGAACTTCCCGCACTCGCTGCACGGGGCACCGATGCTCATGCCCATGGCGACGTCGCAGCTGTCCCGGTCCTTGCTCTCCTGGTTTGACAGCAACGGCATTCGGCCGATGGTGATCGGGGAAATCGAGGACTCGGCCCTGCTCAAGATGTTTGGGCAGGGCGGTGTGGGACTCTTCCCCGCCCCCACCGCAGTGGAGGACGACCTCGTCAAGCGGTATGCGGTGAAGGCGGTCGGGCGCATCGAGGCGGTACGCGAGCGGTTCTACGCCATCTCCGTGGAGCGCAAGATCACCCACCCGATCGTCCGCGACATCACCTCGCGCGCCGAAGAGGCACTCGGCGACTAG
- a CDS encoding LPP20 family lipoprotein — MTRHYFPALLVALAIGCSRAPKPSPDLLPPANRETVRNLPGWFLRPPRDDNYLFGAATAVSRDVQVAINKAQADARSAIAQEVEVKYGALNKRFVEEVGREGAQLLDQYTQVYKAVVSTSLYGSRPRQQELRTENSLYRATVLMELPVGEMSKKLLEQLRAQEQLYTRFRSGEAFKELDAEVQKYEAWKRQQPR, encoded by the coding sequence ATGACGCGACACTATTTCCCTGCCCTGCTGGTCGCGCTCGCGATCGGGTGCTCACGCGCCCCGAAGCCGTCGCCCGACCTGCTCCCGCCGGCCAACCGCGAGACGGTGCGCAACCTGCCGGGGTGGTTCCTGCGGCCCCCACGCGACGACAATTACCTCTTTGGTGCGGCGACCGCGGTCTCCCGCGATGTCCAGGTCGCGATCAACAAGGCGCAAGCCGACGCCCGCAGCGCGATCGCCCAGGAAGTCGAGGTCAAGTACGGCGCGCTCAACAAGCGCTTCGTCGAGGAAGTCGGCCGGGAGGGCGCGCAGCTCCTCGACCAGTACACGCAGGTCTACAAGGCCGTGGTCTCCACTTCGCTCTACGGTTCCCGTCCGCGCCAGCAGGAGCTGCGCACCGAGAACTCGCTCTACCGCGCCACGGTCCTGATGGAGCTCCCGGTGGGGGAGATGTCCAAGAAGCTCCTGGAGCAGCTGCGGGCGCAGGAACAGCTCTACACGCGCTTCCGCTCCGGCGAGGCGTTCAAGGAGCTGGACGCCGAGGTGCAGAAGTACGAGGCCTGGAAGCGCCAGCAGCCGCGTTAG
- a CDS encoding nuclear transport factor 2 family protein, producing MFRALAIALSAVLTFAPSASWAQSDSTQVVAALTRFFDAARTKDTATVRAAFDDAARLTLLRPDPNGGVRVMALSGQQFVQAVAGGNGIDEPIRNVKVFIDGDLASVWAEYQVRVNGAASHCGYDALHMVRRPGGWKILSIADSFRREGCGPAWK from the coding sequence GTGTTCCGCGCTCTCGCCATCGCCCTGTCCGCCGTGCTCACCTTCGCGCCCTCTGCGAGCTGGGCCCAGTCCGACAGCACACAAGTCGTCGCAGCCCTCACCCGTTTCTTCGACGCCGCCCGAACCAAGGACACGGCGACCGTCCGCGCCGCCTTCGACGACGCCGCCCGCCTCACCCTCCTCCGCCCGGACCCCAACGGCGGGGTGCGGGTCATGGCCCTCAGCGGCCAGCAGTTTGTCCAGGCAGTGGCCGGCGGCAATGGCATCGACGAACCGATCCGGAACGTGAAGGTCTTCATCGACGGCGATCTGGCGTCGGTCTGGGCCGAATACCAGGTGCGGGTCAATGGCGCCGCCTCGCACTGCGGGTATGACGCGTTGCACATGGTCCGGCGACCTGGCGGGTGGAAGATCCTGTCGATCGCCGACTCGTTCCGTCGTGAGGGATGCGGCCCGGCCTGGAAGTGA
- a CDS encoding caspase family protein: protein MPTRVLAPTPAPGSPAFTGWMVARATSILLGLAAVLAAQVPVRFTLGDPREHVRQIQGNPTLIERLYSLGIERWSWGTSSVTFDPGTGQVVGWHDPARALRTTLRPSQRARDSVITLGMPLGDVARLLGTPWAITPAPQRGQLLLAYGRNAIRVDLASKRVNGWRRADSTLRVSSTDDPAAHVALGASPPGTAAVRRDVPGDAVPVTVALDSIRDRDGDARLAPREFGDVSFRIHNPGRQWTAPLRAQFLHAPELATLAGTPDTVWIAPLAPGDSADVSIVVYTPKAAHDPELTLVVWSGTTPARHSVRIPTTAPATTVASGAAGLAVDVAPITSSRNPDALAVIIGIDRYQRIAPARSASRDAALIRGYVTRTFGVPDDPAHLIIRTDAAASGSELRRLFDERGWLSRRVTDNTDLVLYFAGHGAPGSGLTPFLLPADADPAYVDATGIDLHALFARVARWPARSITVFIDACFSGLGRSGLPLVAGARAAVVSIEHPALLRRNMAVFTASRGTQSAGDLPTHQHGALTYFLARALQGQADDNGDGALTVSEVGRFTEREVRRASAALDREQEPLTIARDTARVLVRLAPPRR from the coding sequence ATGCCGACGCGCGTCCTCGCCCCGACCCCGGCCCCCGGATCCCCCGCCTTCACAGGCTGGATGGTCGCGCGCGCGACCTCGATCCTGCTTGGCCTGGCGGCGGTGCTCGCGGCGCAGGTCCCGGTGCGCTTCACCCTCGGCGATCCACGCGAGCACGTGCGACAGATCCAGGGAAACCCCACCCTGATCGAACGGCTCTACTCGCTGGGCATCGAACGCTGGTCGTGGGGTACGTCCTCGGTGACCTTCGATCCTGGCACGGGACAGGTCGTCGGCTGGCATGACCCCGCGCGGGCCCTGCGCACGACCCTGCGCCCGTCGCAACGCGCGCGCGACAGTGTCATCACGTTAGGCATGCCGCTGGGCGACGTGGCGCGGCTCCTCGGGACCCCGTGGGCGATCACGCCGGCGCCGCAGCGCGGGCAGCTCCTCCTCGCGTACGGGCGCAATGCCATCCGCGTGGACCTGGCATCGAAGCGGGTAAACGGGTGGCGACGCGCGGACTCCACCCTGCGGGTCTCGAGTACCGATGATCCCGCCGCCCACGTCGCCCTGGGCGCCTCGCCGCCGGGCACGGCTGCGGTCCGGCGGGACGTGCCCGGGGATGCCGTCCCGGTGACGGTCGCGCTCGACAGCATTCGCGACCGCGACGGTGATGCGCGCCTCGCCCCACGGGAATTCGGGGACGTCTCCTTCCGCATCCACAACCCGGGGCGACAGTGGACGGCACCGCTCCGCGCGCAGTTCCTCCACGCGCCGGAGCTGGCGACCCTCGCGGGAACGCCGGATACCGTCTGGATTGCCCCGCTCGCGCCGGGCGACAGCGCCGACGTCTCAATCGTGGTCTACACGCCCAAGGCAGCCCACGACCCGGAGCTGACCCTGGTGGTCTGGTCGGGCACGACGCCGGCACGACACAGCGTGCGTATCCCTACCACGGCACCTGCGACGACAGTCGCATCGGGCGCCGCGGGACTGGCCGTTGACGTGGCACCAATCACGTCGTCACGCAATCCCGACGCGCTCGCGGTCATCATCGGGATCGACCGCTACCAGCGGATCGCACCCGCTCGGTCCGCGTCGCGCGATGCGGCGCTCATTCGCGGGTATGTCACCCGCACCTTCGGCGTCCCGGACGATCCCGCGCATCTTATCATTCGCACCGACGCCGCCGCGTCCGGTTCGGAGCTGCGTCGGCTGTTCGACGAGCGTGGCTGGCTGTCGCGTCGGGTCACGGACAACACCGACCTGGTGCTCTACTTCGCCGGGCATGGCGCGCCCGGAAGCGGCCTGACGCCGTTCCTCCTGCCGGCCGACGCGGATCCCGCCTATGTCGATGCGACCGGGATCGACCTCCATGCCCTGTTCGCCCGCGTGGCCCGATGGCCCGCGCGCTCCATCACCGTCTTCATTGACGCCTGCTTTTCCGGGCTTGGGCGCTCGGGGCTTCCCCTCGTGGCCGGGGCGCGTGCAGCGGTCGTGTCGATCGAGCACCCCGCCCTCCTCCGCCGCAACATGGCCGTCTTCACGGCCTCTCGCGGGACGCAGTCGGCCGGCGACCTTCCCACGCACCAGCATGGGGCGCTCACCTACTTCCTCGCGCGCGCGTTGCAAGGGCAGGCCGACGACAACGGCGATGGCGCCCTCACCGTGAGTGAGGTCGGCCGATTCACCGAACGCGAAGTCCGCCGGGCGAGTGCGGCCCTCGACCGCGAGCAGGAACCACTAACGATTGCGCGCGACACCGCGCGGGTTCTCGTGCGCCTGGCGCCGCCGCGACGGTGA
- a CDS encoding threonylcarbamoyl-AMP synthase, with amino-acid sequence MTRVLSTSPTVPDPAVVAEAAAVLRAGDVVAIPTETVYGLAANATDTAAVEKIFAAKGRPSWNPLIVHIADAGALDVVARNVPALARTLAAHFWPGPLTIVLPRSPAVPDAVTGGRDTVGIRMPSHPVARAIIRAAGVPVAAPSANRFMEVSPTTAAHVLSGLGGRIPLVIDAGPTAVGIESTVIDLTVSPPMLLRPGAVTRDQLEPLTGRLAAPATALAPDAVRPAPGMMDRHYAPRARLVLFAARDLDAVRARADASTTAGERVAILTRSQEVIGPHIIRMPLDSAGYAARLYEALHDLDAGGVTTAWIEALPDDDAWEGVRDRVHRATET; translated from the coding sequence GTGACCCGCGTCCTCAGCACTTCACCAACGGTCCCCGACCCCGCCGTCGTCGCGGAGGCGGCGGCCGTCCTCCGGGCAGGCGACGTGGTGGCAATCCCAACCGAGACGGTGTACGGCCTCGCCGCAAATGCCACCGACACGGCGGCCGTCGAGAAGATTTTTGCCGCCAAGGGGCGCCCCTCCTGGAACCCGCTGATCGTACACATCGCCGACGCCGGAGCGCTCGACGTGGTCGCACGGAACGTCCCGGCACTGGCACGAACGTTGGCCGCACACTTCTGGCCGGGGCCCTTGACCATCGTCCTACCGCGGAGCCCAGCGGTGCCGGACGCCGTCACGGGGGGCCGCGACACGGTGGGGATTCGCATGCCGTCACATCCCGTCGCGCGTGCGATCATCCGCGCAGCTGGAGTGCCCGTCGCCGCACCGAGCGCGAATCGGTTCATGGAGGTCTCCCCCACAACAGCAGCCCATGTGTTGTCTGGATTGGGGGGCCGGATCCCGCTCGTCATCGATGCCGGCCCAACCGCCGTGGGGATCGAGTCGACCGTCATCGACCTCACCGTGTCTCCGCCGATGCTGCTCCGCCCCGGTGCGGTGACACGCGACCAACTCGAGCCGCTCACCGGACGGTTGGCCGCGCCCGCCACGGCGCTTGCGCCGGATGCCGTACGACCGGCCCCCGGCATGATGGATCGACACTATGCCCCCCGTGCGCGCCTTGTCCTCTTTGCCGCTCGGGACCTCGACGCCGTGCGCGCACGAGCCGACGCGTCGACGACCGCCGGCGAGCGGGTCGCCATCCTGACGCGTTCCCAGGAGGTCATCGGCCCCCACATCATCCGGATGCCCCTGGACTCGGCCGGGTACGCCGCACGGTTATACGAGGCCCTGCACGACCTGGATGCCGGCGGAGTGACCACCGCCTGGATCGAAGCGCTTCCTGACGATGACGCCTGGGAGGGGGTACGCGACCGTGTGCACCGTGCGACCGAGACCTGA
- a CDS encoding amidohydrolase family protein produces MHRPLIIGAIALALGSALPAQQRPYDLVIANGRAIDPETGLDATRWVGVRDGRIAAISAIPLRGTQTLDAKGHVVAPGFIDLHAHGQQIAAARMQAFDGVTTALELEAGTLPVGKAYDEAARLGRPINYGFSAAWVFGRIAEKEHMEPDGSISYFQEAQKKTGWQFSVADSAETARIIARVEQGLKEGALGIGVLSGYAPGHGRKEYFAVGRLAKAYNVPTFTHVRFLSVIEPSSSFEAFEELVAVAAGTGAHMHISHLNSNSTRDIPAIAELLRGAQARGLKVTTEAYPYAAGSTVVGAEIFRGNWRERMGGAKASDLELGGKPFNDSTLAAAQANTPGSWVVIHFMRPEASAADQAFLDQSVLFPGGAIASDAMPWTSQGRTITEDVWPLPADAFAHPRSAGTFTRFLRDYVRERKKIDLREGLRRVSLTPAKVLEESVPQMRKKGRLQVGMDADLVVFDLATVTDKATYTQPNQRAQGMRHVIVNGTPVIRDGELVRDALPGKAIRREVRR; encoded by the coding sequence ATGCATCGACCGCTGATCATCGGCGCTATCGCCCTCGCCCTCGGCTCGGCGCTGCCCGCGCAGCAACGCCCCTACGACCTCGTCATCGCCAACGGGCGCGCCATCGATCCGGAAACCGGGCTCGACGCCACGCGATGGGTCGGCGTCCGCGACGGCCGCATCGCGGCCATTTCGGCGATCCCGCTCCGCGGCACGCAGACCCTGGACGCCAAGGGCCACGTCGTCGCGCCCGGGTTCATTGACCTGCATGCCCATGGCCAGCAGATCGCGGCGGCCCGCATGCAGGCCTTTGACGGCGTCACCACCGCGCTTGAACTCGAGGCAGGTACCCTTCCGGTCGGCAAGGCCTACGACGAAGCCGCGCGTCTCGGACGACCCATCAACTACGGCTTTTCGGCGGCGTGGGTCTTTGGCCGCATCGCCGAGAAGGAACACATGGAGCCGGACGGTTCCATCTCGTACTTCCAGGAGGCGCAGAAGAAGACCGGGTGGCAGTTCAGCGTCGCCGATTCGGCCGAGACGGCGCGCATCATCGCCCGCGTAGAGCAGGGGTTGAAGGAAGGGGCACTTGGGATCGGCGTCCTCTCGGGCTACGCCCCGGGCCACGGCCGCAAGGAGTACTTCGCCGTGGGCCGCCTGGCCAAGGCGTACAACGTCCCGACCTTCACGCACGTGCGGTTCCTCAGCGTGATCGAACCGTCGTCGTCGTTTGAGGCGTTCGAGGAGCTGGTCGCGGTCGCCGCCGGCACCGGCGCCCACATGCACATCTCGCACCTCAACAGCAACTCCACCCGCGACATTCCGGCGATTGCCGAGTTGCTCCGTGGCGCGCAAGCGCGTGGCCTGAAGGTCACCACGGAGGCCTACCCATACGCAGCAGGCTCCACGGTCGTGGGGGCCGAGATCTTCCGCGGCAACTGGCGCGAGCGCATGGGCGGGGCCAAGGCGAGCGACCTCGAGTTGGGCGGCAAGCCGTTCAATGACTCCACCCTTGCCGCCGCGCAGGCCAACACCCCGGGGAGCTGGGTGGTAATCCACTTCATGCGCCCCGAGGCCAGCGCGGCGGACCAGGCCTTCCTCGACCAGAGTGTGCTGTTCCCCGGCGGCGCCATTGCGTCGGACGCCATGCCGTGGACGTCGCAGGGGCGCACCATCACGGAAGACGTCTGGCCACTCCCCGCCGACGCCTTCGCGCACCCGCGCAGCGCCGGAACCTTCACCCGGTTCCTCCGCGACTATGTGCGCGAGCGCAAGAAGATCGACCTGCGCGAGGGGCTCCGCCGAGTGTCGCTCACGCCCGCCAAGGTCCTCGAGGAGTCCGTGCCGCAAATGCGGAAGAAGGGACGCCTCCAGGTAGGGATGGATGCGGACCTCGTCGTGTTCGACCTTGCGACGGTGACCGACAAGGCGACCTACACGCAGCCGAACCAGCGCGCGCAGGGGATGCGGCATGTGATCGTCAACGGAACGCCGGTGATCCGGGACGGGGAGCTGGTGCGGGATGCGCTGCCGGGGAAGGCGATCCGGAGGGAGGTCCGGCGATAG
- a CDS encoding DUF2490 domain-containing protein, with product MRLRVLALSLFLSSPALAQRETYTNVNGWLAWFNDIELSSKWFIDSDIQVRRSGPYDEVSQYLWRASLRRNLTPNVRVAIGYAGSDTHPYGDLPIALRTPEHRAFEQLQLAHATGRTQWSHRYRLEQRWGGRMALEGGEPQVQNWVRTNRMRYFVRATVPLQGPTLDANEWFVTFGDELFMNWGANIQQNVFDQNRLMASVGRRLGSGLRLEVGYMDHLIERPNGRQYERNHTLMTTLTTSVGRRR from the coding sequence GTGCGACTTCGCGTTCTCGCTCTCTCGCTATTCCTGAGTTCTCCGGCCCTTGCCCAGCGGGAGACGTACACCAACGTCAATGGCTGGCTGGCATGGTTCAACGACATCGAGCTGTCCAGCAAGTGGTTCATCGACTCGGACATCCAGGTGCGCCGCAGCGGGCCCTATGACGAGGTGTCGCAGTATCTGTGGCGTGCCTCCCTCCGCCGGAACCTGACGCCCAATGTGCGCGTGGCGATCGGGTATGCCGGGAGCGATACCCATCCGTACGGCGACCTGCCGATCGCGCTTCGCACGCCGGAGCATCGCGCCTTTGAGCAGCTGCAGCTGGCGCATGCGACGGGGCGCACGCAGTGGTCACACCGCTATCGCCTGGAGCAGCGCTGGGGGGGGCGGATGGCCCTGGAGGGTGGGGAGCCGCAGGTGCAGAACTGGGTGCGCACCAACCGGATGCGCTACTTCGTCCGTGCGACGGTGCCGCTTCAGGGCCCCACGCTGGACGCCAACGAGTGGTTCGTCACCTTTGGGGACGAGCTCTTCATGAACTGGGGCGCCAACATCCAGCAAAACGTCTTTGACCAGAATCGGTTGATGGCCAGCGTGGGTCGGCGACTGGGCAGCGGCCTGCGACTGGAGGTCGGCTACATGGATCACCTCATCGAGCGACCGAACGGCCGCCAGTATGAGCGCAACCACACCCTGATGACCACCCTGACCACGAGCGTCGGGCGTCGGCGGTAG